From one Humulus lupulus chromosome 8, drHumLupu1.1, whole genome shotgun sequence genomic stretch:
- the LOC133795740 gene encoding uncharacterized protein LOC133795740, translating to MSVFLRSVPIWLQVHNLDLKYWGTRSLFKIISQLGKLIREDLATKNRDCLQFARVLVEVKLSQSFPSSISFVNEKDEMIRLDIHYEWKPSLCSICKGLGHEDLECRKHQQLKIPEKVKSMWQPKNIAPISEPGGSFGPSTQVKDTIVKAQMQWEGECLWFLMDRILCWNVRGLNKLQKKQEVKNFICNKHLGLVCLLETRIKSPRLGQLYLSLFQGWCITSNLAHHSGGSIVLAWRQESFDVNILSCIAQCIQCFIQPKRRLGFHAAFVYAFNKSIERRILWDSLRSMKRSITGPWIMMGDFNATLHGDERVTVRGHKLGCLDFKACLDFCELSDIKCTGNFFTWNNNQSGDDRVYLN from the exons ATGTCTGTTTTCTTAAGGTCAGTGCCAATTTGGCTTCAAGTTCATAATCTGGACTTAAAATATTGGGGCACACGTTCGTTATTCAAGATTATTAGTCAGCTGGGCAAGCTTATTAGAGAAGATTTGGCTACTAAAAATAGGGATTGTTTGCAGTTTGCTAGAGTGCTGGTGGAAGTTAAGTTGTCTCAGTCTTTTCCCTCTTCCATTAGTTTCGTTAATGAAAAAGATGAAATGATTCGACTAGATATTCACTATGAATGGAAGCCATCATTGTGTTCAATATGTAAAGGATTGgggcatgaagatttggagtgtCGTAAGCATCAACAACTTAAGATTCCGGAGAAAGTTAAATCAATGTGGCAGCCTAAGAACATAGCTCCAATCTCTGAGCCTGGTGGATCATTTGGTCCAAGCACTCAAGTTAAAGATACTATTGTTAAGGCTCAGATGCAA TGGGAGGGGGAGTGCCTCTGGTTTCTCATGGATAGAATCTTGTGTTGGAATGTGAGGGGTCTGAATAAGTTGCAAAAGAAGCAGGAGGTTAAGAATTTCATCTGTAATAAGCATTTAGGTTTGGTTTGCTTACTAGAGACTAGGATTAAAAGTCCAAGGCTGGGTCAATTGTATTTGTCGTTGTTTCAGGGATGGTGCATAACTTCtaatttagctcatcattctggGGGCAGTATAGTTTTAGCTTGGAGACAGGAATCCTTTGAtgttaatattttgtcatgcatagCTCAATGTATCCAATGTTTCATTCAGCCGAAAAGGAGACTTGGTTTTCATGCTGCTTTTGTGTATGCTTTTAATAAATCTATTGAGAGAAGGATTTTATGGGATAGTTTGAGAAGTATGAAAAGGAGTATAACTGGGCCTTGGATTATGATGGGTGATTTTAATGCTACTTTGCATGGTGATGAAAGAGTTACTGTGAGAGGTCATAAACTGGGATGTTTGGACTTCAAAGCTTGCTTGGATTTTTGTGAGCTTAGTGATATTAAGTGCACTGGGAATTTTTTCACTTGGAATAACAATCAAAGTGGTGATGACAGAGTTTATCTAAATTAG